The proteins below are encoded in one region of Populus alba chromosome 2, ASM523922v2, whole genome shotgun sequence:
- the LOC118035748 gene encoding 16 kDa phloem protein 2, which yields MAICGIQGFPLEVTVVACYNLDDKEWISRQDPYVSVEYGNAKYRTRTCTDGGRNPAFQEKFIFTLVEGLRELSVVVWNSHTLSADEHIGTGRIQLHKALSQGFDDASWPIQSKTGRHSGEVRLMLHYSYPNQHKGKMTPSDLGSKYASPPLNQVLPYPSMPPAPAALYPPTTTYSSPSPYMGYSPNAASYPPPPHIPPPAGYPPQPCFPAAYPPQEYPPAPQPSTYYPTGASGVYPPPPPGIYPPPPY from the exons ATGGCGATCTGTGGAATCCAAGGCTTTCCTCTTGAGGTCACTG TCGTTGCTTGTTACAATTTGGACGACAAGGAATGGATATCAAGACAAGACCCGTATGTTAGTGTCGAGTATGGAAACGCCAAGTACCGAACCAGAACGTGCACAG ATGGAGGCAGGAACCCCGCTTTTCAAGAAAAGTTCATTTTCACACTTGTTGAAGGCCTCCGGGAATTGAGCGTTGTGGTTTGGAACAGCCACACCCTCTCTGCTGATGAGCATATTGGCACCGGAAG AATCCAGCTCCATAAAGCCCTTTCCCAAGGTTTTGATGATGCTTCCTGGCCCATACAGAGCAAAACTGGCAG GCATTCTGGGGAAGTTCGGCTAATGTTACACTACTCATATCCCAAC CAACATAAAGGGAAAATGACTCCATCAGATTTAGGATCAAAATATGCATCGCCACCACTGAACCAGGTTCTGCCATACCCTTCCATGCCACCAGCACCCGCTGCTCTTTACCCTCCTACAACTACCTACTCCTCCCCTTCTCCGTACATGGGGTACTCTCCTAACGCTGCGAGCTATCCGCCACCCCCTCACATTCCTCCTCCAGCTGGCTACCCTCCGCAACCGTGTTTTCCTGCAGCCTACCCTCCCCAAGAATATCCACCTGCTCCTCAGCCCTCAACGTACTATCCTACAG GTGCATCCGGGGTttatccaccaccaccaccaggaATATATCCACCGCCGCCGTACTGA
- the LOC118035749 gene encoding probable WRKY transcription factor 7 isoform X1 — MAVELMMGYSGDCFATKMQENAVREAAASGIQSVEEVIKLLKQNQLEQQHYQELSAASSSSNLGTDNIMTVTDMAVNNFKKVISLLGRTTRTGHARFRRAPDIPPNRQQIRGEPESQQEKRQVQEPGPSVRAINSQPTEQASAFRVYQPTPIHRLPPLPNNQQQKSPLLVTKKGLSDRNEIPTTINFSNSPSISSATSFMSSLTGETDSFQRSLSSGFHFTQPSAGKPPLSSSSLKRKCNSVDDAALKCGSSSGRCHCSKKSRKSRAKRVVRVPAISNKMSDIPPDDYSWRKYGQKPIKGSPHPRGYYKCSSVRGCPARKHVERALDDSMMLTVTYEGEHNHSHPFDDAPAPLVLESS, encoded by the exons ATGGCTGTGGAGCTTATGATGGGGTATTCTGGTGATTGTTTTGCTACAAAAATGCAAGAGAATGCCGTGAGGGAAGCGGCAGCTTCCGGGATACAAAGCGTCGAGGAAGTCATAAAATTGCTCAAACAAAATCAACTGGAACAGCAACACTACCAAGAGTTATCTGCAGCCTCTTCAAGTTCCAATCTTGGCACGGATAATATCATGACAGTTACTGATATGGCGGTGAACAACTTCAAAAAGGTCATCTCTTTACTGGGTCGCACCACAAGAACTGGCCACGCTCGATTTAGAAGAGCTCCTGATATCCCCCCTAATCGACAACAAATACGAGGAGAACCAGAATCGCAACAAGAAAAAAGGCAAGTTCAAGAGCCTGGACCATCTGTTCGAGCAATTAATTCGCAGCCAACAGAGCAAGCCTCTGCTTTTAGAGTTTATCAACCGACCCCAATCCATCGTCTCCCTCCTTTACCTAACAATCAGCAGCAAAAGAGCCCTCTTCTGGTTACAAAAAAAGGGTTGTCAGATCGGAATGAAATTCCTACTACAATCAATTTCTCTAATTCGCCATCAATTTCTTCTGCCACTTCTTTCATGTCTTCTCTTACAGGGGAAACTGATAGCTTCCAGCGTTCTTTGTCTTCTGGGTTTCATTTTACCCAACCTTCTGCTGGTAAACCCCCTTTGTCCTCTTCTTCTCTTAAGAGAAAGTGCAACTCCGTGGATGATGCTGCTCTCAAGTGTGGCTCTTCTTCTGGTCGCTGCCATTGCTCCAAGAAAAG CAGAAAATCAAGGGCTAAAAGAGTGGTCAGAGTTCCTGCAATTAGCAATAAGATGTCTGATATTCCACCTGATGATTATTCCTGGAGAAAGTATGGTCAAAAGCCCATAAAAGGCTCTCCTCATCCAAG GGGATATTACAAGTGCAGCAGCGTGAGAGGATGTCCAGCACGCAAACATGTGGAGAGAGCTCTAGATGACTCCATGATGCTTACTGTGACCTATGAAGGGGAACACAATCACTCTCATCCATTCGATGATGCACCCGCTCCTCTCGTCCTTGAATCATCTTAA
- the LOC118035749 gene encoding probable WRKY transcription factor 7 isoform X2, with protein MAVELMMGYSGDCFATKMQENAVREAAASGIQSVEEVIKLLKQNQLEQQHYQELSAASSSSNLGTDNIMTVTDMAVNNFKKVISLLGRTTRTGHARFRRAPDIPPNRQQIRGEPESQQEKRQVQEPGPSVRAINSQPTEQASAFRVYQPTPIHRLPPLPNNQQQKSPLLVTKKGLSDRNEIPTTINFSNSPSISSATSFMSSLTGETDSFQRSLSSGFHFTQPSAGKPPLSSSSLKRKCNSVDDAALKCGSSSGRCHCSKKRKSRAKRVVRVPAISNKMSDIPPDDYSWRKYGQKPIKGSPHPRGYYKCSSVRGCPARKHVERALDDSMMLTVTYEGEHNHSHPFDDAPAPLVLESS; from the exons ATGGCTGTGGAGCTTATGATGGGGTATTCTGGTGATTGTTTTGCTACAAAAATGCAAGAGAATGCCGTGAGGGAAGCGGCAGCTTCCGGGATACAAAGCGTCGAGGAAGTCATAAAATTGCTCAAACAAAATCAACTGGAACAGCAACACTACCAAGAGTTATCTGCAGCCTCTTCAAGTTCCAATCTTGGCACGGATAATATCATGACAGTTACTGATATGGCGGTGAACAACTTCAAAAAGGTCATCTCTTTACTGGGTCGCACCACAAGAACTGGCCACGCTCGATTTAGAAGAGCTCCTGATATCCCCCCTAATCGACAACAAATACGAGGAGAACCAGAATCGCAACAAGAAAAAAGGCAAGTTCAAGAGCCTGGACCATCTGTTCGAGCAATTAATTCGCAGCCAACAGAGCAAGCCTCTGCTTTTAGAGTTTATCAACCGACCCCAATCCATCGTCTCCCTCCTTTACCTAACAATCAGCAGCAAAAGAGCCCTCTTCTGGTTACAAAAAAAGGGTTGTCAGATCGGAATGAAATTCCTACTACAATCAATTTCTCTAATTCGCCATCAATTTCTTCTGCCACTTCTTTCATGTCTTCTCTTACAGGGGAAACTGATAGCTTCCAGCGTTCTTTGTCTTCTGGGTTTCATTTTACCCAACCTTCTGCTGGTAAACCCCCTTTGTCCTCTTCTTCTCTTAAGAGAAAGTGCAACTCCGTGGATGATGCTGCTCTCAAGTGTGGCTCTTCTTCTGGTCGCTGCCATTGCTCCAAGAAAAG AAAATCAAGGGCTAAAAGAGTGGTCAGAGTTCCTGCAATTAGCAATAAGATGTCTGATATTCCACCTGATGATTATTCCTGGAGAAAGTATGGTCAAAAGCCCATAAAAGGCTCTCCTCATCCAAG GGGATATTACAAGTGCAGCAGCGTGAGAGGATGTCCAGCACGCAAACATGTGGAGAGAGCTCTAGATGACTCCATGATGCTTACTGTGACCTATGAAGGGGAACACAATCACTCTCATCCATTCGATGATGCACCCGCTCCTCTCGTCCTTGAATCATCTTAA